DNA sequence from the Tissierella sp. MB52-C2 genome:
TCTATATAAGTAAGTAACTGTATTTTATCATTTTCCTTTTCTTGTTTCCATACTGAGTTCCAATATGCTAAACGTTCTTCACGACACGGAGGAATAAATTTGGGATTATTTTTAATACCTAGTGTTCCATCATTTAATAATCTATGCATTCTCCCTGTTACTTTACCTAAATCATATATTTGATGAACATTAGTCTTACCCGGCGGGATTACTTTCCCCTGACAAAATTCCATCACCATGAATTGTTCACCATTATCAGATTCAAGTAAAATATTTTCATTATGTGATAACAAGTTTGGGCACTGGACACCCTGACTATACAATCTAGCCTGCTGAGCAAATGCAAATAGTAGATCTTCTGTCTTATACATTTTATATCTTTCTTTGTTATATTGCTTAATTAGAAACTGTCCTGAATCTGTGGTAATTTTCCATTTTAAATTTAACCATCCTCGTTTTATTGGCGTAGATTCCAATACATTTAAATCAAATAAACGATGAAATGTTTTTATTAAATCATCTAAGACCATTTCTTCTAATATTATTGTTTTCATTTCCCATCTCCTACATTTATGATAGATAGTTTTTTACTTCTCATAAAAATCTATATAATCTCTCTAATCATAACCTTTAGTTTCATAATAATTCTCATTGTGCATTTTCCTTTTGATTGAATTATTATTAGTCCTATTATATCACTTTTCTATAACAAATTAATTTACCTCAATAATAAATACCAACTCATCCATTCTAGTTATTTGCAACTCTCTATTATATCTTTTAAATTCGTTTCTTAGTAGTTGAATATTTGAATAATGTTCATCTTCTATTTCCTTTATTTCTTCTTTAGTTAATCTATTCATAATTTTTTCCTTTTCCTCTTGATTTTCAAACATTAAATCTCCTATTACTATTCTACCATCGTCTTTTAATACCCTTAAAATTTCCTTTATGGCAACCTTCTTTTCTTCGTCATTTAGATGATGAAATGCATAGGTAGATACTATTACATCAAATTTCCTATTTTCAAAGGGTATATTAAGAAAATCTCCTAACCTTAATTTTAATTTAGGATATTTTTCCTTTGCAACGTTTAACATTTCTCTTGATTGATCCATTCCAGTAATGTCGTATTCATTCTTTAAAAACCTATCTGCTAAATTCCCAGTACCTACACCTATCTCTAAGACTTTTATAGTCTTTTCTTTATTCTTAATAGATTTATTAAAGGTTGTATCTAGTATATCATTATAATATTTGTAGAATTTTAAGTTTCCGCTATCTCTTTCCACTGATTTATCATAAGTCCTAGCCCAACTATTAAAATCCCATTTATCTTTCCAGTTATTTTTTATTTCCCATACTTCATTCATAGATTCTATTACCTTAATTATTTTTTCCTTATAGGTTTCATTTTCACCTTCGTATATATTATCCATAATTTCTTCTAGAGAATCTTGTATTAACTGCATTCTATGAATTTGATTGTTTATCACTTTCCATTGAGCATGGAAATGGTTTAATATATTATCCTTACTTTCATCTGTGAATATATCCTTAATATGTTCTATTGGTATATCTAATTCTCTATACATTAATATGGTTTGTAATTTAATTAAATCATCTTCAGTAAAATACCTATAATCATTATCCATATCTCTCTTAGGATTAATTAATCCCTTCTTTTCATAAAATCTTACTTTGTTAGTTGTGATATTAAATATTTCTGATACTTCTTTTATAGAGTAGTTTTTCCCCACTTCGTTACCCCCTTAAATATTATAAGTATAATATAAACCTTAGTCTAAGGCTAAGGTCAAGGAAATAATTAAATATATTTTGTAAGTTATTATTTTCCTACTTTTTTCTCTTAAACACTGCTATAGCGTCCCTACTATATCCATTGGATGCATTTGCTGTAAAACAAGATACCAATTCCCAGCCTTGCTCTCCTAGTTTATTGAGCTCATAGTCGAAATCTTCTGTTTCTAATATCCCTCCACCTAATCCTTTTAATTTTACTTTTATTGTTCTATATTCCCATCTTTCCAAATTTACTCCCTCCTATAATTTATTTTATCAAATATCTTTCTGCTCCTTCCTCTGTAGTTAATTTCTACCCCCATTGTTATACCTGCAAACTATAATGACTATTGAGTCAATGAAGAAATTAAAATCGATATTATGAGAAAGTTTGATGAGGTATTTTTATCATAAGTTAATTATTTTGTAGTATAAT
Encoded proteins:
- a CDS encoding phosphotransferase gives rise to the protein MKTIILEEMVLDDLIKTFHRLFDLNVLESTPIKRGWLNLKWKITTDSGQFLIKQYNKERYKMYKTEDLLFAFAQQARLYSQGVQCPNLLSHNENILLESDNGEQFMVMEFCQGKVIPPGKTNVHQIYDLGKVTGRMHRLLNDGTLGIKNNPKFIPPCREERLAYWNSVWKQEKENDKIQLLTYIDAQRKATEDLNMEICESLQLGWAHRDLWVDNLLFDNNGLTAILDFDRLNYDYPQLDVARAVMSCALDDDFDVSLASAFIEGYSEECNVSEGYLTNALQLLWYMESTWWTDAYMDQHSLPPARFAKEMIWLAENQKSLSDLLGNI
- a CDS encoding methyltransferase domain-containing protein, with amino-acid sequence MGKNYSIKEVSEIFNITTNKVRFYEKKGLINPKRDMDNDYRYFTEDDLIKLQTILMYRELDIPIEHIKDIFTDESKDNILNHFHAQWKVINNQIHRMQLIQDSLEEIMDNIYEGENETYKEKIIKVIESMNEVWEIKNNWKDKWDFNSWARTYDKSVERDSGNLKFYKYYNDILDTTFNKSIKNKEKTIKVLEIGVGTGNLADRFLKNEYDITGMDQSREMLNVAKEKYPKLKLRLGDFLNIPFENRKFDVIVSTYAFHHLNDEEKKVAIKEILRVLKDDGRIVIGDLMFENQEEKEKIMNRLTKEEIKEIEDEHYSNIQLLRNEFKRYNRELQITRMDELVFIIEVN
- a CDS encoding DUF4177 domain-containing protein is translated as MERWEYRTIKVKLKGLGGGILETEDFDYELNKLGEQGWELVSCFTANASNGYSRDAIAVFKRKK